TTATGATCTGAAATAATATGGTTCACACACAATAAGTATGTCTAAGGAATATGTATGTGAATCATATAGAAATATGTGAGAATATGTCacatatatttaaatagaaaatgtcATTATATAAACATAAGAGGAAGGCTTTCAATGAttacaatcttttttttaattaaggacaCATAAGATAAGTTGTTTTCTTAAAAAGTGTGCATTTTGTATGAAAGGTTATCTAAACAAAATGATTCAAAAACGTTTTACActcatatattttaaagtttaatttttcCCCGCTATTCTATTGCAAACAAAGTGTCATCACGCTCAGGGGATATAGAGGATTAACAAATAGGGTTTACAAAATTCCCCCAGGGGGAGCAAATGTCTTTTTGGCTCATGGCCTAATATGTATAGTCTTTTCCATACATGTATCTGTATTGTAcgttttaacatttatatttatgttttgcaCTTGTGAGCGAGCGAGCGATTACAAATTTCActgataatacataaatattgtacatataaCTGTTCTCATATTGTTGAGGCGGGATTGCTTTCAGTTTTGTTCATACATAATAATCAGGAAAAGATCAATTACATGTCTAGATCAAATGATCCGTTGTTTTCATGCCTCCGCCAAATTAAACATTAAGTTCAAGTCTTTTTCTTTCTGGTGTTTCTTACTTATCAGAAATATCGTAAGAAAACGAGATAATTAGCAAAGGAGAATTGGCCTGAACAAAAATTAGGTTAGAATCTTTTTGTTCACAAATTTATCCGCTGAGTAAACGAAAGAGTCGAAATATAGCGCAAGGTGTActcttaaaatatatatgtttaatctTTAGTTTTACTAAcccataaaataaacaaattaacaaatatacatacatTATACATTTTACTGTTCTTAACATCCACATTTAAGTGGACGGTAACGTGtgtattgttaaatattaacGAAAATTAAAGTTAACCAATCCACAAACCTTAATGTTTAGATGTTTAACATCTTTGAACAGCTTATATTTATCCTCTAAGAAGTTGATGGTAAAATGCACATGGCTGCCTGAAAAACATAGGAAACAATTCTTAAGAACTACTCTTAACATGCATGGTGTCATTTGTTGAAATAAAGTTAATTCCATATTGATGTAACCACACATTAGCAGTGTGGAATAAGCATATGCATCTGCTGTTTGCAGtattttcagttctgtgcgttacggagtatagcacagaacgtatgtctaaacataacgcaccgcacaaaacagtgcggttcgttcatgcgtgtggttgtcacgtgagtgatggtcactcaggtggacataggcgggaataTGCACGGGGTGtgcattgtttggtcagttctacgctagacttcgatcagtaaacttgtATGCGTCTACAAATCACACGTCGTGTTCAACAATGGAGACAAGCGAGTCGTCAAGCATGAAGGGCTACATAGAAGAGAGAATAAAGGATGTAGTGCAATCCAACAACGACGCGTTATTGAGCAGCATTAGCGGCATGATAAATAAGATAAGTGGAAAATCACAATGTTCGTTTTTAGACGTTCCAAAGTTTAAACGAAAAAGTAATGAAGAGCAGTACAAAAACAATGCCAAAATCTTGGAAAACATTGATATTGCAAGCACAGCAATTGATTCAAACAACATTCAATCCGCAAAAGAAGCTCTAATCGAAGGTAAATTATTCGAATAAATTTGTTATATAAACACATAGCAACATGTGTTACGGATGTGTGTCTTGCGTTTCTATTTTGATGCGCAttactatataaaaatattttttctctaCTTATTTAGCGGAAAAGGCTCTACGCCAGAGACAAAAACTCATCTTGATGGCAGACACGTCAGAGCTAGGCTGGCGTGTGGTAAATGAGTATACTACTAATCCCATCGCCAGTGACAGCGAGGATGAAAAACGCATCCAAAAGGCGGAGGCGCGCGCTATCCGTAAAACGAAATCTGACAAGGGGAAGAAGCCGCGTCGAAACTGGCCATATCGCCGTCCGGAAGGGTCGACTGTTCATGGGGCGTCTGCGCAGACGGGTTTCGTTAGGTTTCGGACAGGCTTGTGCTTCATGTGTGGTAAACCGGGCCACGAAAAACGGGAAAAACGAATGTCCGCAGCCCGTTGCAACGAATAACAAGATAAGTAGCTTATCATATTGTGCAGAATTAGaatgtataaatatatcaaaGGACGTTCATATAGCAACCGGAAGTTTGCAAGGTGAGTCAGAATTGATGCATGATAGTAAGCACAATATATTTCCTAGTTTTTCTGACGAAAGAGCATCACCAGTAGGGCGTTTAAGAAATTGTATTCAAAGGTGGGTAGAAATAACAGACGATGTTTATATCTTAAACGTTATACGTTTCGGCTACAAATTGCCCTTCAAGGTTATTCCGGAACAGGTATTCCTTAAAAATAATAAGTCAGCACGTGAAAATCCCGATTTTGTGAGTAAAGAGATAAACAGTTTGCTTCAAAAAGGTGTAATTTCTGAGGTTTGTGAAAAACCTCATGTTGTGAATCCTTTAACGGTTGCCTATAATCGTAGCGGAAAACCTAGGCTTGTTTTGGATTGTCGGCACATAAATCCATGTTTACATCTGTTCAAAATAAAATTCGATGACATAAATATTGCACAAAACCTTTTTGATAAAGGTACTTTTATGTTCACGTTTGATTTGAAAGGAGCTTATCACCACATAGATATTTTTGCAGAACATACAACTTATTTAGGGTTCAGTTGGATTGTTGACGGTGACGTTAAATATTACGTCTATAATTCTTTAGCGTTTGGAATAAGTTCGGAGGGACACATATTCACAAAGGTTCTCAGAGTTTTGATTAGACACTGGAGGTCACTCGGTTTTAAAGTTATAATGTTTTTAGACGACGGTATAGGAGGAGATAATTCTTTCGATAAAGCTGTGCAGACTAGTTATTATGTAAGGCAGACTTTACTAGATACCGGTTTTTTGTTGGCAGAAGATAAATGCATTTGGAAACCTAATTTGCATGCCATTTGGCTGGGGCATAAGTTAGACTTTTGTCTAGATCGGCTATATATTACAGAAGAAAGAATTTGTAGGCTGGAAATCGCCATTAAGTCCGCGTTGTTTCAGTCGTTGAAAGACGATAGTTGCTTATTACACGTGCGTGTATTAGCCGGCGTTGTAGGACAAATAGTATCATTAAAAAGCGTACTAGGGAGTGTTGTATGCCGTATGACAAGGAATATGTACAAGTGTATTTTATCTCGAGCCAGTTGGAAGGCTCGTGTTATGGTTAGTTTAGAAACGGCAAAGGAGCTTCAGTTTTGGTTAGACAATGTTAGAAGCTTAAATTCAGAAGGTAAAAGTTTATCACAAGAAAAAGCAGTCGATTTATGTGTTTTCACAGACGCAAGTTCTGTTGGGTACGGAGGTTATGTTTCTAGCAATCGGGCAGAAATTATATCTGGTGGCAGGATTTCACCCATAGATTTGATGTATGCAGCTCCCGGGCAGGAGCAGGTAAATTCTTTTGTACCTGGTGTTGAGTATCTAGATATGATTACTCTCGAGCAAGTAAATGCATTGACTCCCGGAAGTGAGTACGTGCACCTAGATAATATCAGAGGTGAACATGTTAATATGGtggctcccggaagtgagcacgTAAGCAAGGTTGCTCTCACAGATAAGCTGGTAAACACagttgctcccggaagtgagcacaTGCGCAAAGTTGTTCTCAAAGGTGGACAGGTAAATACAGTAGTTTCCGGAAGTGAACACTCGGGTAAAGTTGCTCTCAGAGGTGAGATGGTTAATACAATGGCTTCCGGAAGTGAACACATAGTAACAGGAACACAGGTATACGGGTCATGGACAGAGCAAGAGTCAGTTGCTAGTTCTACTTGGAGAGAACTCGAAGCTGCTTATAGAGTTATTAAAAGTAACGTTGTAATTCtacaaaacaaaaatgtcatgTTATATTCTGATAATAAGAACGTATTGTATATTTTTCACTCAGGCAGAAATGTAGATGAGTTACATTGTAAATGTTTAGATGTTCACAGAATTTGTAGTTTGTACAATATTAATTTATCTGTGATATGGATACCGCGGAAAGATAATACTATTGCTGATCAGCTTAGTAGATATCAAGATTGCGACGATTGGTCCATTCAAGAATCTATATTCTCTTTATTAGATGTAAAATGGGGTCCGCATACGATTGATCGTTTTGCTACACA
This is a stretch of genomic DNA from Dreissena polymorpha isolate Duluth1 chromosome 7, UMN_Dpol_1.0, whole genome shotgun sequence. It encodes these proteins:
- the LOC127838149 gene encoding uncharacterized protein LOC127838149, translating into METSESSSMKGYIEERIKDVVQSNNDALLSSISGMINKISGKSQCSFLDVPKFKRKSNEEQYKNNAKILENIDIASTAIDSNNIQSAKEALIEAEKALRQRQKLILMADTSELGWRVVNEYTTNPIASDSEDEKRIQKAEARAIRKTKSDKGKKPRRNWPYRRPEGSTVHGASAQTGFVRFRTGLCFMCGKPGHEKREKRMSAARCNE